In Tenrec ecaudatus isolate mTenEca1 chromosome 4, mTenEca1.hap1, whole genome shotgun sequence, a single window of DNA contains:
- the RBM6 gene encoding RNA-binding protein 6 isoform X3 — protein MWGDSRSAKRTGPFRGSQEERFAPGWNRDYPPPLKSHAQERHSGNFPGRDSLPFDFQGHSGPPFANVEERSFSYGARDRPHGDYRGGERPGHDFRGGDFSSSDFQSRDSSQLDFRGRDIHAGDFRDREGPPMDYRGGDGTSMDYRGRETSHMNYRDRDAHCVDFRGRDGPPSDFRGRGAYDLDFRGRDGSHADFRGRDLSDLDFRPRDQSRSDFRSRDVSDLDFRDKEGTQVDFRGRGSGTADLDFRDRDTPHSDFRGRHRSRVDQDFRGREVGSCMEFKDREMPPVDPNILDYIQSSTQDREHSGMNVNKREESTQDHAVERPAFGIQKGEFEHSETREGETQGAAFEHELPSDFHNSQSSLQDQDKSQLSGGEHRSSDAGLFKEEGGLDFLGRQDTDYRSMEYRDVDHRLPGNQIYGYGQSKSFPEGKTARDAHRDLQDQDYRTGPSEEKPSRLIQLSGVPENTTEEEILDAFRTPDGLPVKDLQLKEYATEMQQELS, from the exons TGGGAGCCAAGAAGAAAGGTTTGCTCCCGGGTGGAACAGGGACTACCCTCCTCCCCTTAAGAGCCATGCTCAAGAGAGACACTCTGGCAACTTTCCTGGCAGAGACTCACTTCCCTTTGATTTCCAGGGGCACTCGGGGCCTCCCTTTGCAAATGTAGAGGAACGTTCTTTCAGCTATGGAGCTAGAGACAGACCACATGGTGACTATCGAGGAGGGGAGAGACCTGGACATGATTTTAGGGGGGGGGATTTTTCATCTTCTGATTTCCAGAGCAGAGATTCATCCCAGTTGGACTTCAGGGGTAGGGACATACACGCTGGGGATTTTCGGGATAGAGAAGGACCACCTATGGACTACAGGGGTGGAGATGGTACGTCTATGGATTATAGAGGCAGAGAGACATCTCACATGAATTACAGAGATAGAGATGCTCACTGTGTTGACTTCAGAGGTAGGGATGGGCCACCTTCTGACTTCAGGGGTCGGGGTGCTTATGATTTAGACTTTAGAGGTCGGGATGGATCCCATGCAGATTTTAGGGGAAGGGACTTATCAGATTTGGATTTCAGGCCCAGAGATCAGTCCCGTTCAGATTTTAGGAGTAGAGATGTATCTGATTTGGACTTCAGGGATAAAGAAGGGACACAGGTGGACTTTAGAGGCCGAGGTTCAGGTACTGCTGACCTAGACTTTAGGGACAGGGACACCCCACATTCAGATTTCAGAGGTAGGCACCGGTCTAGGGTTGATCAGGATTTTAGGGGCAGAGAAGTGGGATCTTGTATGGAATTTAAAGATAGGGAGATGCCTCCTGTGGATCCAAATATTTTGGATTACATTCAGTCCTCCACACAAGATAGAGAACATTCTGGTATGAATGTGAATAAAAGAGAAGAATCCACACAGGACCACGCAGTAGAAAGGCCTGCTTTTGGCATTCAGAAGGGAGAATTTGAGCATTCAGAAACAAGGGAAGGAGAAACACAAGGTGCAGCTTTTGAACATGAGTTGCCGTCAGACTTTCACAACAGTCAAAGTTCACTTCAAGACCAAGACAAGTCACAGCTTTCTGGAGGAGAACATCGGAGTTCAGATGCTGGGCTGTTCAAAGAAGAAGGTGGTCTGGACTTCCTTGGCCGGCAAGACACTGATTATAGAAGCATGGAGTACCGTGATGTGGATCACAGGCTGCCAGGAAACCAGATCTATGGATATGGCCAGAGCAAGTCTTTTCCAGAGGGCAAAACTGCCCGAGATGCCCATCGGGACCTTCAG GATCAAGATTATAGGACTGGTCCAAGTGAGGAGAAACCAAGCAGGCTTATTCAATTAAGTGGGGTGCCTGAGAACACCACGGAGGAAGAG ATTCTTGACGCCTTTCGGACTCCCGATGGCCTGCCAGTAAAGGATTTGCAGTTGAAGGAGTATGCCACAG AAATGCAACAGGAACTCTCGTGA